From the Trifolium pratense cultivar HEN17-A07 linkage group LG4, ARS_RC_1.1, whole genome shotgun sequence genome, the window tttatttatatttttcttgaaaatataTACATGGAAAgatctaaaaataatttttattgattattgttTACGGAAAAAATAAGAGAGAGGGTTTTACACATCATTCAATAATGTACGGACACattatgtatgatatttaaaaacacatgatgtgtacatttattaaatgatgtggcaacgcatcattggatgtatgtgtaaagaatctttacaccgacagtgcacaacaattaaactctaattttaatgcaatttgaatttaatttcaagacaataaaaaaaaaatcttgaaaacgataaaatatttgtgttttttctttataatttggagaaaaaaaatgaatttattttccttataatttgaaaTGGAGGGAGTTCGTGCTTTTTagttattacttttttttaatagtattaaCAAGGgctatgaaaaaataataataaatgcatCTAACAAAGGACTAGTCAGAGTGACTAATTTGTatccaatataaaaaatattaatcatttataagctaatttaaattttatttttgtcggTGCCTGAATTGTCTCGCCAAAAATTTGTGAAATACCAAAATGAATTCTCATTTAtaaaacaatttcttttttccATCTTTCTCGTATTTTCATAAATGTTCGGAGATCTTCAAACCCAAAATTTTTAGAAATTAGGGTTCATGACTCCATttcttaaaatttgtttttgccACATCATCATAAATTAAGTGTTAAGAAGGAGATCAGATCGTGCAAGAATTTCTCCATTTTTTAATACggtgaaataaaatataaaaccattttattaGAGGTTAATTTACACCAATGTGTATTTTAAATAAGGAAATTCAATGTTGAAGTCGCGAAATTGACTGCGTTGAAAAAATCATTTGACGCAAATCAGTAAGAATGATTGAATTGGTTAATGCCATGTAGGATTATATGGTGCACACCATTTTCTGTGCACCCTCGTATCTATTTAAATTACAACTATGTCCCAAACAtattaaagttaaaatatttaaccctttgtcaaaaaagaaaaatatttaacctttcaatatattgttttttaaattgtaattttattttatattttgatcaAAATCCACTAAAACGAGAATTTCATCTTcttagaggtgggaataggttAGGTCGAGATAGACTTTACCGAGTCTGAGCCTAACCTGTCAAAAATTCGAAGGCCTGAGCTTGGcatgtggcctatcataggcctAATTTTTAGTCCTGAGCCCgaccttttgaaagtctgatgtagTCTGTTAGTCTGTTTAAAAGCTTATTtcacatgaacatatttaaataaataattatatttatttttaaatatacttatgaactaataaaccaatgttccttttgatatttaacatgatattctAGAAAacttgactatatatgtcatcatatttcaattttagtttataataatacatttatatatgttaaaaattaatgtagattaataaatttaaattactgAAAATGTTaatgaatttataatttaattaaactacaagttttaatatataaataataatcatattaaaaatattatttatattaacaTAAATAGACAGACCTAATATGCCTTAagggcttttttaatggcctgcggcctgacctttttagctaaataggcttgtAAAAAAGTCTTGGTCTGctctatgtaaaaaaaaaaggctgaCCTGgactgagcctatgtaggctaggccacAGGTcggcctggcctattcccaccCCTACtaagttttacataaatgatctatatgatataaattttcaatccaacagtatattctataaaatttatatcgattaaaatgttattgagagatataacatttggtgtcaaacgtATCCCGACCCTAAAAAGTAATAGTGTTATACTCCGTATCAAATATAATTGTGAGATGGATTTGCCCTCCCTCCAAATTTACAGAGTCGTTATTACCTAACCGCTGCAAAACATAATCCAATTACGATGTTGTTACCGTCAAATCCACCTTCCATTCTACACTTTCTTCCAGGTTCCGATCCTCCCTACAACATCCTAGAACAACACCCTTATCTCAATCTCCTCACAAAATGCAACAACATCAACACCTTCAAACAAATTCACTCACTAATAATCAAAACCGGTCTTCACAACACCGTTTATGTTCAAAGCAAACTCATCCATTTCTGCGCCGTTTCATCTTCCGGTGACCTCTCTTATGCTCTTTCCCTCTTCtcagaaaatcaaaatcaacacaAACACAACCGTTTCATTTGGAATTCTCTCATTCGTGGTCATTCTTTGAGTTCTTCTCCTATTTCATCTTTGAACCTTTTTTCTCGTATGCTTTGTTATGGTCTTCAACCAAATTCTCATACTTTTCCTTTTCTATTCAAATCTTGTGCAAAAGCTAAAGCTACCCATGAAGGTAAACAGCTTCATGCTCATGCTTTGAAGttgtcaattcaatttcatccACATGTTCATACTTCGATTATTCATATGTATGCTTCCGTTGGTGAATTGGATTTTGCACGGTTGGTGTTTGATAAAAGTTCTCTGAGAGATGTTGTTTCTTTTACGGCTCTTATTACTGGGTATATTTCGCAGGGTTATGTTGATGATGCTAGACGGCTTTTTGATGAAATTCCGACCAAAGATGTGGTGTCGTGGAATGCTATGATTTCTGGGTATGTTCAAAGTGGTCGTTTTGAAGAAGCTATTGCGTGTTTTTATGAGATGCAGGAGGCGAAGATTTTACCCGATAAGAGTACAATGGTGACATTGCTTTCTGCTTGTGGTCACACAGGGTCGCGTGAATTGGGTAATTGGATTTGTTCTTGGGTTAGAGATAATGGGTTTGGTTCGAATCTTCAGCTCACTAATGCACTTATTGATATGTATTCTAAGTGTGGTGAAATTGATACTGCTCGTGAGTTGTTTGATGGGATAGTGGAAAAAGATGTGATTTCATGGAATACTATGATTGGTGGTTATTCTTACTTGAGTTTGTATGAAGAAGCACTGACATTGTTTGAGGTCATGCTTAGATCTAATGTAAAGCCTAATGATGTTACCTTCTTAGGCATTCTTCATGCCTGTGCTTACCTTGGTGCTCTTGACCTTGGAAAGTGGG encodes:
- the LOC123924039 gene encoding pentatricopeptide repeat-containing protein At1g08070, chloroplastic translates to MLLPSNPPSILHFLPGSDPPYNILEQHPYLNLLTKCNNINTFKQIHSLIIKTGLHNTVYVQSKLIHFCAVSSSGDLSYALSLFSENQNQHKHNRFIWNSLIRGHSLSSSPISSLNLFSRMLCYGLQPNSHTFPFLFKSCAKAKATHEGKQLHAHALKLSIQFHPHVHTSIIHMYASVGELDFARLVFDKSSLRDVVSFTALITGYISQGYVDDARRLFDEIPTKDVVSWNAMISGYVQSGRFEEAIACFYEMQEAKILPDKSTMVTLLSACGHTGSRELGNWICSWVRDNGFGSNLQLTNALIDMYSKCGEIDTARELFDGIVEKDVISWNTMIGGYSYLSLYEEALTLFEVMLRSNVKPNDVTFLGILHACAYLGALDLGKWVHAYIDKNLKSSNNASLWTSLVDMYAKCGSIEAAERVFRSIHSRNLASWNAMLSGLAMHGHAERALALFSEMVNKGFRPDDITFVGVLTACTQAGLVDLGQHYFRSMIQDYGICPKLEHYGCMIDLLARAGKFEEAEILMKDMEMEPDGAIWGSLLSACKAYGRVEFGEYVADRLFQLEPENAGAFVLLSNIYAGAGRWDDVARIRTRLNDKGMKKVPGCTSIEIDGVVNEFLVGDKFHPECKSIYRMLDEVDKLLEENGFIPDTSEVLYDMDEEWKEGALSQHSEKLAIAFGLISTKPGTTIRIVKNLRVCGNCHSATKLISKIFNREIIARDRNRFHHFKNGVCSCNDFW